In Syntrophorhabdaceae bacterium, the DNA window GCAGCTTTCTTGAAAACGATCGTTCCACCGCCTTTGTGTATCGGTCTCTGGTCCGGAAGAATGTACGATCAAACCACAGAAAAAACGGCCGCAAAATGAGTGCGGCGTTCTCTGCAGGTTCATGGCCCGCCCTAACCGGCGTGAGAAGCGAGGCGCATAGGACCGGCGTCAAGATCAATGCGACAACCACGGAGAGGAGCATAGAAGCGATAAGCGTCACGGAAAACTGACGATAGATAACACCCGTTGAGCCTCCGAAGAAGGCCATGGGGCCGAAAACAGCCGAGAGCACAAGGCCTATGCCGACAAGTGCGCTCGTGATCTGCCTCATCGATTTTGCCGTGGCTTCTTTGGGGGAAATCCCCTCCTCGCTCATGATACGTTCCACGTTCTCCACGACCACGATTGCATCATCCACAAGCAGGCCTATGGAGAGCACCATGGCAAACATGGTGAGCATGTTGATCGAGAAACCAAAAAACGACATGACGGCAAACGTTCCGAGGAGCACCACCGGCACCGCTATCGTAGGAATAAACGTGGCCCGGATGTTACCCATAAAAAGCCACATGATCAGAAAGACGAGGACGATGGCCTCGAGCAGGGTCTTGACCACCTCATTGATGGCAACCTTGACAAAAGGCGTGGTATCGTAGGGATAGACCACCTTCATGCCGGAGGGGAAGTACCGGCTCATTTCCTGCAATTTTGCCTTGACTGCGTCGGCCGTGTCCAGGGCGTTGGCGCCTGCCATCTGTCTGATCGCCAGACCGGCAGCGGGCTTTCCGTTATACGTGATATCCGCGTCATAGGAGTCGGTCCCGAGTTCGGCGCGCCCCACGTCCCTTATTCGTACCACGGAGCCGTCCGGATTGATGCGCAGCGGGATAGCGGCAAACTCATCAGGCGTCTTGAGCAGGCTCTGTACAATGATGGAGGCGTTCAAACGCTGGCCCTTGACCGGGGGCGTTCCGCCGAACTGACCCGCTGAGACCTCCACGTTGTACGATTTGAGCGCAAGAGCAACGTCATCGAAGGTCAGGTTATAATCAACAAGACGGTCGGGGTTGAGCCATATGCGCATGGCATACTGGGAGCCGAACATCTCCACCTCGCCCACTCCGGGCACCCGTGAGAGTACCTTTTCAAGGTTCGACTGGGCGTAGTCCCTGAGATCGTTGCCATCCATGCTGCCGTCTTCGGATATGAGTCCCGCTACCAGGAGGTAGTTCCTCGTGGCCTTGCCCACGGTGATTCCCTGACGCTGGACTACTTCGGGCAAGCTCGTCATGGCAAGCTGAAGTTTATTCTGCACCTTTGCCCAGGCCAGATCCGGGTCTGTGCCGGGTGCAAATGTCAGCTCGATTCGAGTACCGCCCGACGAATCACTCGTAGCCGAAAGGTAGATCATTTTGTCGAGACCGGTCATCTTCTGTTCGATGACCTGGGTGACGCTGTTTTCCACGGTCTCCGCCGAGGCCCCCGGATAATAGACCTGTATATAGATGGAAGGCGGCGCGATCGGTGGATACTGCGATACAGGGAGATTGTGTATGGCAAGCACGCCGGTCAACATGATAATGATGGCTATGACCCAGGCGAAGACAGGACGATCGAGAAAGAATTTGGATAACATGACCTCTTCTCCTTACTTTGCCTTTGGCATCGGTGGCTCGCCTGACTGAGCCGCTTTCGCACCGCCCTTCTCGCTGCGATCGTTGGATGCGACCTTCACCGGAACGCCTGGACGCACCTTCTGCAAACCCTCAACAATCAGTCGGTCTCCCGGTTTAAGCCCCGAAGTGACGAGCCATTTATCACCGATGGCCCTATCCGTCGTGATCATTCGTTGCTCCACCTTGCCTTCGTCATTTACAATGAGCGCGACCGGATTACCCTTAGGATCGCGGGAGATACCCTGCTGCGGGGCGAGAATTGCCTGTTCGGCTACTCCTTCCTGCACAAGAGCCCGCACGTACATGCCCGGAAGAAGGATGTGCTTTGGGTTCGGAAAGACGATCCTCAGGATAAATGATCCCGTGCTGGGATCCACAGTAATATCGGAGAATTTCAGTGTCCCTTCCCATGCGTAAGCGGTGCCGTCTTCGAGCACGAGTTTCACCTGCGCCCTATCAGGCCCCTCTCCCTTGATCCTGCCGGCCGCGATATTGCGCTTGAGTTCCAGGAGATTTGCGCTCGACTGTGTGGCATCCACGTAAATCGGGTCGAGCTGCTGGATCGTGGTAAAAACAGGGGCCTGGTACGCCGTGGCCAATGCCCCCACGGTCACGTTGGATTTACCGATACGCCCGCCGATGGGTGCGGTGATCCTGGTGTAGGAAAGGTTGATGCGGGCGTTTTCCACGGCCGCCTTCTGACCCACAATCTCTGCTTCCGCTTGTTTGAGCGCGGCGAATGCGTCGTCATATTCCTGGTTGCTGACCGCACTTACCGCAACCAGTTCCTTGTAGCGCCCCACCCTGCTTGCAACGGATACCGCATTGGCTTCGGCCCTGGCAAGCGCGGCCTTGGCACCCTCATAGGCTGCTTCGTAGGTCGCCGGATCGATCTGGTATAGGGGCTGCCCGAACTGTACATCGTCTCCCTCATTGAAGAGACGTTTCTGAATAACCCCGCTCACCTGCGGCCTCACTTCGGCAATGAGAAATGCCGACGTCCTTCCGGGTAATTCAGTGATGATCGGTACCCGCTCGGCCTTGAGCACCACCACAGCTACCTCGGGCGCGATGCCTTGAAGCGGCGCCTTGGATTTGCTGCAACCGGCGAGCGTCAGGCAGATTAATGTGAGCCCCACTGCAATCCCCAACCTGGTC includes these proteins:
- a CDS encoding efflux RND transporter permease subunit, producing MLSKFFLDRPVFAWVIAIIIMLTGVLAIHNLPVSQYPPIAPPSIYIQVYYPGASAETVENSVTQVIEQKMTGLDKMIYLSATSDSSGGTRIELTFAPGTDPDLAWAKVQNKLQLAMTSLPEVVQRQGITVGKATRNYLLVAGLISEDGSMDGNDLRDYAQSNLEKVLSRVPGVGEVEMFGSQYAMRIWLNPDRLVDYNLTFDDVALALKSYNVEVSAGQFGGTPPVKGQRLNASIIVQSLLKTPDEFAAIPLRINPDGSVVRIRDVGRAELGTDSYDADITYNGKPAAGLAIRQMAGANALDTADAVKAKLQEMSRYFPSGMKVVYPYDTTPFVKVAINEVVKTLLEAIVLVFLIMWLFMGNIRATFIPTIAVPVVLLGTFAVMSFFGFSINMLTMFAMVLSIGLLVDDAIVVVENVERIMSEEGISPKEATAKSMRQITSALVGIGLVLSAVFGPMAFFGGSTGVIYRQFSVTLIASMLLSVVVALILTPVLCASLLTPVRAGHEPAENAALILRPFFLWFDRTFFRTRDRYTKAVERSFSRKLRYAVVYILIVAVVGVLFVRMPTGYVPDEDQGTLLAQVMLPTGSTREQTDAVVDEVRQYFQENEKDAVASCMAISGMGFSGVAQNNGMLFVMLKDWKLRDRSNLRAKAVAERAMRAFSRIRTSIVYVFPPPAIIELGIATGFDFQLLDRGGLGHDKLMAARNQLLGMAAKDPRLTKVRPNGLEDVPQYRVDLDWGKAGSLGVPIASADSTISEAFGGAYVNNFVQGGRIKRVYIQADAPYRMLPHDIDRLYVRNSSGKMVPFSALAGGRWASGSPRLERFNGFPSMNIQGEAAPGKSTGQAMRAMEDIVAKLPQGIGFDWTGLSYQERMAASQGPLLYTFSIIVIFLCLAALYESWSIPISILLVLPLGVFGAAIATWGRGMFNDVYFQIGFLTTLGLTTKNAILIVQFAKEQLAQGASLVEATVQAAKLRFRPIIMTSLAFFFGVLPLAIATGAGAGAMKAIGTTVAGGMLTATLIAIFYIPLFFLVVSRVFEKRQEGLSPGNNPDSTPVGENKPDGLIT
- a CDS encoding efflux RND transporter periplasmic adaptor subunit — protein: MGIAHNRTRLGIAVGLTLICLTLAGCSKSKAPLQGIAPEVAVVVLKAERVPIITELPGRTSAFLIAEVRPQVSGVIQKRLFNEGDDVQFGQPLYQIDPATYEAAYEGAKAALARAEANAVSVASRVGRYKELVAVSAVSNQEYDDAFAALKQAEAEIVGQKAAVENARINLSYTRITAPIGGRIGKSNVTVGALATAYQAPVFTTIQQLDPIYVDATQSSANLLELKRNIAAGRIKGEGPDRAQVKLVLEDGTAYAWEGTLKFSDITVDPSTGSFILRIVFPNPKHILLPGMYVRALVQEGVAEQAILAPQQGISRDPKGNPVALIVNDEGKVEQRMITTDRAIGDKWLVTSGLKPGDRLIVEGLQKVRPGVPVKVASNDRSEKGGAKAAQSGEPPMPKAK